The Ziziphus jujuba cultivar Dongzao chromosome 3, ASM3175591v1 region ttttattttggaGATGAAATTGAGCCTTGAATCTTGTATGATCACATAATATTTattgatacaagttcatagactaacagCATATCTGATTCTAAATTACAAATCAAAAGTTATagttctgcaaaatttcacatatGATATAAGTATAACATGTAAACTTATTTGTTTAATCCTATAATGGATCCAAGGTCCATATAAGGCCTAGAAATTAGTGCTTAGGATTTCTCATATCTAAAAACTCTCCTAAAAGGTTAGAATTAACTACATACACCTAAAACACATGTAAAAGCCCCTTATCGCTAGAAATCACCTTGGACCACCATAGCTTCGCATAACAATAGACCTATGTTGGATTCCTAAGAAGGCCCAACTTATGTTCATAAGGTATGGCTATAATTTAAAATGGATCTAACTAAATGAGCAAAGCATATGTTTTTGAACTTGATTCTAGATGGTTTACGAGAATTGACTGTAAACCTTCCATCAATTGCAattcgtttaaaaaaaaaaggttgtgtCATTCCTATTTCACAActtttataatatgaaattcAGAAGCACCAAAATgatcaaattaatatttcaagATAGCAAGATGGGAATATATTTCAAAAGTGttctattatttaaaaattgttttagacaaatcattctttttttcttttttatcgtTTACAATAATGTCTCACCTTTATCACAATGCTCTAAACTCACGATCTTTCATGTGTAGATGCTCTTTCATGTGTAGATGCGAgcaatttatcaattaaatcaatttcacttaatttaaataaatcattttaacaattgaaaaaaattaataaatgaaaatttgatgttcaattaaataatattaaaatttgaacagtttttttttttaattactataattaaaatgaaatactTTATTCACGGATTAACCAGATTAATTCAATAGTTGggattatttgtcaaaaatatttgttaagatGTTGGGACAAATGGAATAAGCCTTTTATATGAATctaattaatagaaaattattaaatttactatatgagaaatttttatgtgaaaaGTGCTAAGAATCATCATATTGATCccatatagatttttaaatttaaatattaattgataatgcatcaataaataaatatattcccATATAAGCATCTTagtttaattaaatcaaatgttCCCAAATAAGAAATCgacaatatatatgcatataaagttTTAACTTACTGAGAAATATCTATCAAATTGAATATAATGGGAAATCCGATGACATAATAAGTcataaaacttttctttttctgtgaTAAAATCAAGTCATAAAATTTGTTATGTCGCCGTATCTCCAATTAGGATagtcaatttatatattaaggtgCCAACTATAACATTTATCATGTTATTATATATCTCTCTTATTATAATTTGGGGAGATAATACTTAGAAGATTATATTTCTCTGTTAATAAACTACATTTGCTTCTTATAATATAAAACTTTTATGTTATAAGAATGGAAAGTGGTATGATTCAGAAGATACCATGAAGACAAAACAATATTCGTATGAAAGCACTGAGGGATTCCAAACGCACTTTTCCATATTCATATCTCTCACACAGCAAAGCCttcacaaaattattattattattattatgagatGAGCTTGTCTGAGTACTACAGTCTTCTTCTAGAGGCCCTCATGAATGATATTAGAGAGAGCAAAAGCAGATTAGCAAGTAAGTGATAACTCTTTTGTCATGTTCTCTGAAAATGAAAGGTTTCAGTCTCCACTTAAACATCTTGTCTACCCTCAACCTTGTTTGATTAGCTTAATCAACCCAACAAAAGCAAGATTGCTTTCTCCATAATTATCTCCATTAGATTAGTACATATTGCGGGTGCTTTTGCTAGAAGGTTAGGTATCTATTTGATTATATGTCGATATCAAActatttattttccaaattttcaagacCCATTCAGGTTCAAATATAtggatgatatatataataatattattgctTTGCAGGTTTAAATTAAATTCGTGAGTTAACCAAACACATTTTGCTCCTCTAAATTTGGTTTCGTTTACTAATTGAGgcccttaaatttttttttcttatgtcgTTTGCTATTTCCCGGCTTTGAAACCTTGGGACTTATACTCATCAAATTGAATATAAGTGTATATTATGTATATCATGCATGAGAGAACATTACGAattggagagagagaaagatcagactaataaagaataattaatagtgatattgttaaaaataatagCAACTTTTAGGTGCCATAATGGTTCAATTATTGGAAAGTCGTGCGAAACCATGTACTCCAACATCTCTAACTTTCTAATGTGTTTGTGACATTACCACTTAAGAGTCTTCTCCTATTTTTCTATGctattatttttggttggtcTTGTCGTATTAACAGCCAATAATACACTTGTCTTTCTTAATTGTACACTAatcaaaaccatatatatgtCACTGTCCGTATAATCACAATGAAAGGAATTTAGTGGGAAgatttgaatcttttttatctattttatatcttattaattaaaaattatccacTAATCTTTTCAACTTTTTGAAGTTATACTTTTTAACTAATCCCTGATACCATTTGGTTATTCCCCATGTAATATATCTACCACTCTCATTGTAACACTTGTCATACACTcgcaaaaaatagtaaaattctttatgaatcaaataaattaattaatcttttgCAAAATCATAATCTTGTAATTATAAGGTCCAAACTTGTTCAAATCTTAGACCATCAAATCAAGTTTATGATATTTGATTACCAGAGCCAATCGAATTTATAGTCGTGCTTCTACTAATTAACattgatttatttatctattactTGTAATCACTTCAGCACTAGAGTGCGTTTTCAAACATCTTGACCATACAATGCTAAGTATTATTGCAGTAGAAAATGCCAAAAAAGCATGAGCTCAGCCGTCATTATATTGGTAAAAAGAGAtttgattatatgtgatatTTTTGCTTCTAAAGTAATAATCCACTTCTAATCAAGAAAAAGTTTGCATATAAATGTTATAGTTTATTGTGGTCTCGTTTACTTTAATCTATCTTTTAATTATCTGGAACTAATTAATTATCTCATGTTCAATTAAAAAGAAACATAGCTTTTTCTGATGGTCCATCTCCATGCActgtatattatattaatataaattaataaaagagaGGAACACATTAAATAATCTTTGGACATGTTTCATATGCAAGAGTACTTTAGCCTTTGCAATAATTTCGACTATAAGATGAATCAACCTAATGGTTTAAGCACCAAAACATCTTTTATTAGcctttttgattattttaatgattgaatttaaaaatgagTTAATAATCTGAAATGAATTTactaaatgttaaaattatatttgagtaAAGTGAACCttagataattaatataattttaattatattaatttttgaagcaattcaaaaattgattaaaataaagtctataaaattataaaattatcaagTTGACATTAGTGAATCTAGCTGCATATTATGAGAATGACAAGATTATATTAATAGACAAACAACAATAACTCAAAACTTATTGATGAAAACATAatgccaagaattgaaaatctttaaATTAGAGATAAACTCTGGACGTTATTGGTCAAATGTTGTTTACAACCTCAATATTATGaagaagttaaaaataaaaaacaagtgGGGAAAAGAAtactaaaattactaaaaaaaaaaaaaaagaaggaaaaatggtTGATTTAAACATAGAAAAATGTTAAATTCGACTATCGTATAGCAACTCGCgaaattaaatttagatataCCTAGATGGAGATAgtatacaaaatattttaaaaaaaaaaatgacaaatctAGCATTTTCATGGAACCTAAACGATGAAAATTTGCAGTTGGACCGGCAATGTTGTGGCAAATCGACCAGTTTGACTTGCCGCATTGTAGGTTTTCCCATCAGTTTTTgctcatttaattaatttagggATTTTCATTAAACcattcaaaatattttcatttaaattttcttaattgCATTTCAATATGGCATACATTTCATTAAATCGCAAAAGAAAATGATGACATGACAGTATGAATAATATCATAATATTGTGAGGGGAAATTTCGGCTGACTATTAACCTCAGAATCCTACtctgcctttggttgagctggTATCAACCATGTTCTTGAAGTCTAAAAGAATCAGCTAGACTCAGCCTAAGAAAGAACCTGCTTTGCTTTACTGAGTACATTATATTATTAAAGGGATTAATTGCTGCAAATAAAGTTGTGTTCCAAAACCCAAATACACACAATAAAGTTGTGGCCTAGCTCTTTTTAGGTCATTTACTagcacccattttttttttttttttttttttttttttggctaactACATTTGCATTGCGTATATAGTGCAAATATCAGCTGATGATCCTGGTGCTTCATTAGGGTAGAACTAATAAGAAAAGGgcttattaaaatatataaaatatatatatatatattgtacccctctttttctctcttgtgTGCTGTGAATTGTACAAATAGCTTTTtcgtttgtttttatttgggcCAGCTTGCATATGCACTTGAATATATAGCTATGATTGTGTTTATTGTGGCATCTCAAAAGTTGTTCAGGGATTCCATGTTGCTTAATAATTATGCACATAAATTCCTGTATATGTATGTTCCAAGTTTGCATGTCTCTTTTGCCCATTTTCCTTGCATATATATCACATCACGCGTGCATGCATTCCCAACATCTTACATCAATTTTCTCAAGAGAAAATATAGCACATCAGATTTTGTACGTGTAATTTTTCtcctatttaccaaaaaaatgtgtaatttttctcctattcaaaaattttggataaatttttatCCAAGATTAAGTCATATCCACCGTTAACTCatgctattaaatttaataagtaaTTTATTGATGGAAAAATTCTAAATAAGTATCTGcttgataaaaaaatgattgtctataaattcacaattttgatatttctatatataattgtaCATATGCATGTAATTTTTGGAAActcttttataatttatactaACACAGTAAATGCTAAAGGTTATTATTTATACTCAACtatttttaatcatataaattttttaatgaaatgtaATCAATAACACTTGTTAGGCGAGAATGTCTCCTAGATATACATAGGGTCGAAGCAACTTATAAATTAAACTGATAGTATGTAACTACGTTTTATATATGTAGTTCTCTCCGTATATCTCagtatttatatatgaattgcTCTCATTCAGCAGCCTTTTTGGACTTTCggtaatttgaaatttaagagCTCTTTTTGAACATGGTCAttcccttttttatttgaaaagacACAATTTCAATTGCTTAAGGACGCTGCAAATTTACTGGAAAACGAATCTAACCCATATTCATATGGATACCACGAACTCAGTTGTCCAAATATCTTTCCCTAactttaatttctcactaactttaatttccttaaaagatgaaaacttttttttttgggggaaaaaaaattaacaaaatatatcatAATCATGTGAAGGAGGTTGAAAACTCGAATTGAACCCATACCAAAGTAAATTACAGCACAAAATGATCATTGTTATGAAAAAGTCATGTTGGGATAGATCATGTTGTTAATTTAAAGGAAGTGAAAAGCTTGTcgtatatatttatgaaatccCTCACGcacattttgaattaaaaaagtgCAAGGCCAAAACTGATAATATGAAAAGAATCACAGACTACTTTCGCTAGCATCTCTAATGGGTAAAAGGCTGACCCAACatcaatataattattaattaaatatctaaCCTAAAGCTTTGAAAAGgctaatgaatatatatatacacacacatacatacaagAGAGTTGAGTATTAATTCTCTCTCCACTTTTGAAGCTCCACTCAACTCAAGGAGCTAATTAGATTTATGTAGTAGTGAGTCTTTGTCTTAAGTCTTTACATTGAAGGGGGACCTACAAAAAATCCATGATGGCACATTTATTTACTACTCagactaaattaattatttccactGCCCAAGTTGGTCATGTTAATTTCATTCTGAGTACTAATTAATCAAAATGATCATGCTACTTTGTTTAAGTTGAATGTCAAGAAGATCAAAAAGGTAATTTGAATCAAGAGATTGATTGTATGTACTCATTCTTCATTTAGATAATTACCAAATGTAATCAGAATTTAGACGAGAAATGATAAGGAACCTAGAAATATACAGTCTAAATATACTATCCTCGATTAGGAAATTTTGTAGCAAAGTTAttggttttcaaataataatttgaaccACGCTTTCAGTATAAGAAAAGAAGTATATAAATACCAAACTTCTGactgaaataataaatttaatttgacattGCGGAAAGTTTTTCGTCCATTAAAACAAGATCAAGGAATTCCTTTCTTTGGGATCCAAGAAGCAAAAAGACTTTTTAGTCAAATTGACATGATTAAAAGGAGTTTCTATGTTTCACTTAAGAACATGAGTACTCAATGTTAATCATTCATTCAATTTATAAATGCGGTTCAAGggagttttttattattattattattagttaatattatttatttttattagttttgaatcataataaaatttaaaatttaaaatttaaaaatgataaaatataaatataataacatatttaaactttatataaaaaataaataaatttaatcaaaatttaataattaatatatataattttaaatcataatttttgatTTCATTAACTCTTGTTATTATGTAAaggttaaaaatgaaaattcaaatattaattgtaatattaaaattctgatttaaatctaatattatatatatatatatatataatttttaatagggTCCAGGCTCCAATATGGGTTTAGTCATACAGTTCTTTTACCTTAATTAATTTATCCTGAAGCTTTCTTCTCTGGATTAAATTTTTAGACTATAGTGAGTAAATATATTTGGTCCTGATCTTCTTAATTATTTGGCTTCTACCTGTAATATGTAAATCTTAAAAGTACACGTGGTAATTTTCAAAAACGGATTcttaattatgatttattatcttttacttTTACCCTATTAATAATTAGATAATATGTCCAATTCACCAGTAGGTGCATAACTTGTGTCAATGTATGCAGAAGAAAACTTGGTCGGTTGCTTACTGTATCTTCATCTGTATTTgatttgctatatatatatatatattgcacaaTAACCCACTGTATacaataaaacaaacaatatttatataaagaataaagactatatttataaatagaatGATTTACTTTTGCAGAAAgactatataattatattatatttaaaaatataatatagatataaacattttttttctatatatatatgataattaaaaaaaataaaaagcatagaTATAGAGAGAAGACCCGTATATGTCTTTTTTATATGTGCCATTGAAACAAGTCCGTCCATGAAGCCTTTGGTCCACACATCACTGCTCTTTAcaggaacaagaaaaataaaaataaagaaaacacacacacacacacacacacacacacacacacaaagttGAGCAACAAAAATACACTTCCCTCTCAAATTCTGAATCAATCcaaaaactagaaaacaaaaacaaacagaaaGCCCGTTTCACTCCAATAATTATTTCCgatccccctttttttttttcttttttttttccctctctcccTTTCTATCTCTTTCTATGCACATCCGCCAAAACCCAAACCAAATAAATCCCTCCTCAACCCCCCTTCAAACCCCCTCAGCCAACTCCCAACCAAACAGAAAACTCCCACCTCCCAAAACAATCACCATGAATCCCTCTCAAGCTCCATCCatggtgatgatgatcatgatggTCTTGATCATCGCCATGATCATACCCCTTCTAGCTTCCACTTCTTCTTCATCACCATCCAACAAAATATCATACCCAGATTTCCAAAGCTTAAATGTGAAAGCTACAATCACAGCTATGGTGAAAAATCCTAAGCCTCCCACCAACACATCAGaatctgatgatgatgatggaatcTTTCAAGGCCACGATAACGATGAAAGTGAAAGAAAATGGAAGCTGAAGCTTCTTCACAGGGACAAGATGGCTACGATGAGCAACAACAATTTGCTTGgtgatcttcatcatcatttcCAAGAACGCATGAAGAGGGACGTCCAAAGGGTAGCTGCCCTTGTTCGGCGTCTCGAGCGCCAGCAATCGGAAGCCGGAAGTCAGAGTTTCGAGGTGGAGGATTTCGGGTCGGAGGTGGTTTCCGGTATGAACGAAGGGAGTGGAGAATACTTTGTGAGGATTGGAGTTGGTAGCCCTCCTAGAAGCCAGTACATGGTCATTGACTCCGGCAGTGATATTGTGTGGGTCCAATGCCAACCATGTAGTCAATGTTACCATCAATCCGACCCGGTATTTGACCCGGCTGCTTCCGCCTCTTATACCGGAGTCTCTTGTAGCTCCGCCGTCTGTAACCGCCTCGAGAACGCCGGCTGCCATGCCGGACGGTGCCGATATGAGGTCTCCTATGGTGATGGGTCCTACACTAAGGGAACTCTTGCTCTCGAAACTCTTACATTCGGGCGGGCTGTGATCCGGAATGTGGCTATCGGATGCGGGCATATGAACCAGGGGATGTTTGTCGGGGCAGCGGGTTTGTTGGGTCTAGGAAGTGG contains the following coding sequences:
- the LOC107421910 gene encoding protein ASPARTIC PROTEASE IN GUARD CELL 2, which codes for MHIRQNPNQINPSSTPLQTPSANSQPNRKLPPPKTITMNPSQAPSMVMMIMMVLIIAMIIPLLASTSSSSPSNKISYPDFQSLNVKATITAMVKNPKPPTNTSESDDDDGIFQGHDNDESERKWKLKLLHRDKMATMSNNNLLGDLHHHFQERMKRDVQRVAALVRRLERQQSEAGSQSFEVEDFGSEVVSGMNEGSGEYFVRIGVGSPPRSQYMVIDSGSDIVWVQCQPCSQCYHQSDPVFDPAASASYTGVSCSSAVCNRLENAGCHAGRCRYEVSYGDGSYTKGTLALETLTFGRAVIRNVAIGCGHMNQGMFVGAAGLLGLGSGSMSFVGQLGGQTGGAYSYCLVSRGTVSSGSLEFGRGAMPVGAAWVPLVRNPRAPSFYYIGLVGLGVGGIKLLISEDIFRLTELGYGGVVMDTGTAVTRLPTLAYETFRDTFIQQTANLPRASGISIFDTCYNLNGFISVRVPTISFYFSGGPTLTLPASNFLIPVDDKGTFCFAFAPNPTGLSIIGNIQQEGIQISIDGANGFVGFGPNVC